One Microcebus murinus isolate Inina chromosome 9, M.murinus_Inina_mat1.0, whole genome shotgun sequence DNA window includes the following coding sequences:
- the CPA1 gene encoding carboxypeptidase A1, protein MRGHSMRGLLVLSILLGAVFGKENFAGHQVLRISAADEAQVQKVKVLEELEHLQLDFWRGPAQPGSPIDVRVPFHSSQATKVFLEAHGISYETMIEDVQSLLDEEQEQMFAFRSLARSTDTFNYATYHTLEEIYDFMDLLVAEHPTLVSKIQIGNSYEGRPIYVLKFSTGGNNRPAIWIDTGIHSREWVTQASGVWFAKKITQDYGKDSAFTTILDNMDIFLEIVTNPDGFAYTHSKNRMWRKTRSITSGSLCVGVDPNRNWDAGFGLPGASSNPCSETYHGKYANSEVEVKSIVDFVKDHGNIKAFISIHSYSQLLLYPYGYKSDPAPDDAELDQLSKAAVTALASLYGTRFTYGSIIKAIYQASGSTIDWTYSQGIKYSFTFELRDTGRYGFLLPASQIIPTAQETWLALLTIMEHTRNHPY, encoded by the exons ATGCGGGGCCACAGCATGCGGGGGCTGCTGGTTTTGAGCATTCTTCTGGGGGCTGTCTTTGGCAAGGAGAATTTTGCAGG GCACCAGGTGCTCCGCATCTCTGCTGCCGATGAAGCCCAGGTACAGAAGGTGAAGGTGCTGGAGGAGCTGGAGCACTTGCAG CTGGACTTCTGGCggggccctgcccagcctggctcccccATCGATGTCCGAGTGCCCTTCCACAGCAGCCAGGCCACCAAAGTCTTCCTGGAGGCCCATGGCATCAGCTACGAGACCATGATTGAGGACGTGCAGTCACTGCTGGACGAGGAGCAGGAGCAGATGTTCGCCTTCCGGTCCCTGGCCCGCTCCACCGACACCTTTAACTACGCCACCTACCACaccctggaggag ATCTATGACTTCATGGACTTACTGGTGGCCGAGCACCCGACACTTGTCAGCAAGATCCAGATCGGCAACAGCTATGAAGGCCGTCCCATTTATGTGCTGAAG TTCAGCACCGGCGGGAACAACCGTCCTGCCATCTGGATCGACACGGGCATCCATTCCCGGGAGTGGGTCACCCAGGCCAGCGGGGTCTGGTTTGCAAAGAAG ATCACGCAAGACTACGGAAAGGACTCGGCCTTCACCACCATCCTTGACAACATGGACATCTTTCTGGAGATCGTCACCAACCCCGATGGTTTTGCCTACACCCACAGCAAG aACCGCATGTGGCGCAAGACTCGATCCATCACGTCGGGCTCCCTCTGTGTTGGCGTGGACCCCAATAGGAACTGGGATGCGGGATTTGGGC TGCCTGGAGCCAGCAGCAACCCTTGCTCTGAGACTTACCATGGCAAGTATGCCAATTCCGAAGTGGAGGTCAAGTCCATTGTGGACTTCGTGAAAGACCACGGGAACATCAAGGCGTTCATCTCCATCCACAGCTACTCCCAGCTCCTCCTCTATCCCTATGGCTACAAGTCAGATCCAGCCCCTGACGACGCCGAGCTG GATCAGCTGTCCAAAGCTGCTGTGACAGCCCTAGCCTCTCTGTATGGGACCAGGTTCACGTATGGCAGCATCATCAAAGCAATTT ATCAAGCCAGTGGAAGCACCATTGACTGGACCTACAGCCAGGGCATCAAGTACTCTTTCACCTTTGAGCTCCGGGACACCGGGCGCTACGGCTTCCTGCTGCCGGCCTCCCAGATCATCCCCACCGCCCAAGAGACATGGCTGGCACTTCTGACCATCATGGAACACACCCGGAATCACCCCTACTGA